In a single window of the Aridibaculum aurantiacum genome:
- a CDS encoding adenylosuccinate synthase — translation MVDVILGLQWGDEGKGKIVDYFAPGYDIVARFQGGPNAGHTLYVEDKKVVLHQIPSGIFHQNTINLIGGGVVLDPVTLRKECALVESFGIDVKKNLYISQRTNIIVPTHRALDKASETSKGTDKIGSTLKGIGPAYMDKTGRNAIRVGDILDKSFITNYIKLRLKHQKLLDNFHFNEDISDWEDEFFEAIEFLRTLNIVNTEYYVNNQIKDGKKVLAEGAQGSMLDIDFGTFPFVTSSNTISAGVCTGLGIAPQKINEVMGVTKAYCTRVGSGPFPTELFDETGEELRKIGSEFGATTGRPRRCGWMDLVALQYACMINGVTKVIMTKADVLDSFKELNMCTSYIVNGTPTTEVPYQISKAKVEPVYEQFEGWNTDTTAIKDTAALPATMHSYVKYINEFVGAPVKYVSNGPGRDQIVEL, via the coding sequence ATGGTTGATGTAATACTTGGTTTACAATGGGGCGATGAGGGTAAAGGAAAGATCGTAGATTACTTTGCTCCAGGTTACGATATAGTAGCCCGTTTCCAGGGTGGACCAAACGCAGGACATACTTTGTATGTAGAAGATAAAAAGGTTGTACTGCACCAAATTCCTTCAGGTATATTTCACCAAAACACGATAAACCTGATTGGTGGTGGTGTGGTGCTCGATCCTGTTACGCTTCGTAAAGAATGTGCTCTGGTAGAGTCGTTCGGAATAGATGTAAAGAAGAACTTGTACATCTCTCAACGTACCAATATCATTGTTCCTACACATCGTGCTTTAGATAAAGCTTCTGAGACTTCGAAAGGCACAGATAAAATAGGAAGTACTTTGAAAGGTATTGGACCTGCATACATGGATAAAACAGGCCGCAATGCCATCCGTGTTGGCGATATCCTGGATAAAAGCTTTATCACGAACTATATCAAACTAAGGCTGAAGCACCAGAAGTTGCTGGATAATTTCCATTTCAATGAAGACATTTCTGATTGGGAAGATGAATTCTTTGAAGCCATAGAATTTTTGCGCACTTTGAATATTGTAAACACAGAGTACTACGTTAATAACCAGATCAAGGACGGCAAGAAAGTACTGGCAGAAGGAGCACAGGGAAGTATGCTGGATATAGACTTTGGAACATTCCCATTCGTTACTTCATCTAATACAATTTCTGCTGGTGTATGTACCGGTTTGGGTATTGCTCCGCAAAAAATAAACGAGGTAATGGGCGTAACGAAGGCTTACTGCACCCGTGTAGGAAGCGGTCCTTTCCCAACAGAACTATTTGATGAAACAGGCGAGGAGCTTAGAAAAATAGGAAGCGAATTTGGTGCTACTACCGGCCGTCCACGCCGCTGCGGATGGATGGATCTTGTGGCACTGCAATATGCCTGCATGATCAATGGTGTTACCAAAGTGATCATGACAAAAGCAGATGTACTTGACTCTTTCAAAGAGCTGAACATGTGTACATCTTATATTGTCAATGGTACACCAACCACTGAAGTTCCTTACCAGATATCGAAGGCAAAAGTGGAGCCTGTGTACGAGCAGTTTGAAGGATGGAATACAGACACCACTGCTATAAAAGATACTGCTGCTTTGCCGGCAACCATGCATTCATATGTCAAGTATATCAACGAGTTTGTTGGTGCACCTGTAAAATATGTTTCTAACGGTCCCGGACGCGATCAGATAGTGGAACTATAA